Proteins encoded within one genomic window of Tidjanibacter massiliensis:
- the pth gene encoding aminoacyl-tRNA hydrolase has product MKYLIAGLGNIGSEYAETRHNIGFKVLDALAAASNAVFRTERYGDVAEMRFKGRTFLLLKPSTYMNNSGNAVRYWLRKEKVEPAELLVVLDDLALPLGTIRMRAKGNDGGHNGLKSIDACIGTNAYPRLRCGIGHDFRQGQQVDYVLGEWLPEEKETLRSVIGMASEAVLSFGTQGVERTMNLFNKKGVGAETDKNGTVPTGR; this is encoded by the coding sequence ATGAAGTATCTGATAGCCGGACTCGGGAACATAGGCTCCGAATATGCCGAAACCCGGCACAATATAGGTTTTAAAGTGTTGGATGCCCTCGCTGCGGCATCCAACGCTGTTTTCAGGACGGAGCGTTACGGCGATGTGGCGGAGATGCGGTTCAAGGGGCGTACTTTCCTCCTGCTCAAGCCATCCACCTATATGAATAACAGCGGCAATGCAGTGCGGTACTGGCTCCGGAAAGAAAAGGTGGAGCCGGCCGAATTGTTGGTGGTGCTCGATGACCTCGCGTTGCCGCTGGGAACCATCCGTATGCGGGCGAAGGGTAACGACGGCGGCCATAATGGTCTGAAAAGTATCGATGCCTGCATCGGGACCAACGCCTATCCGCGGCTTCGCTGCGGCATAGGGCATGATTTCCGGCAGGGACAGCAGGTGGATTATGTGCTCGGCGAGTGGCTTCCGGAGGAGAAGGAGACGCTGCGCAGCGTCATCGGGATGGCGTCGGAGGCCGTCCTGTCGTTCGGAACCCAGGGGGTGGAGCGTACCATGAACCTCTTCAACAAGAAGGGGGTGGGAGCGGAAACCGACAAAAACGGTACTGTCCCGACCGGTAGGTGA
- a CDS encoding ABC transporter ATP-binding protein, translating into MKGNSPAAVSFTKAISLIPRDRRRGAVGVVFASVALALLDFVGVAALVPVLLLILSEDATFSYPVMRWLYEAGSFTSFGTFVTAVCVAVLLVIIVKSILTLTVSNAVSKYLLSLYRHYSTRMFDIYLSKGLLFIRNNHTSQLINNVNGVCLRFTDGVLGQLFSIVTEIILLGLVAAALLWYDPRLVLLALAVFLPLTLVYALVFRRRMNENGRTENRLFVAQNKTLYETLRGYSDIEINNAERYVSDRFRDGLRNLTDCRRRAMLVRTAAGRMAEFSLILGVVVMIIVGLASGTEMSALTVSLGVFAVAAYKIVPSVNRIVNSWVEYKRNAFAAEKIAETFADAPQIRFDAAPAGRLPFEREIKVDDVTFRYEPEGKAVLDRFSLTIRKGEKIGIRGYSGAGKTTLFNILCGFFRPESGEVRIDGTPLSPANTRQWQDNLAYVSQDVFIPDMTLAENIAFGKRSDEIDAERLQRAIRAASLTELVASLPQGTDTVTGEAGCRLSGGQRQRIGIARALYKNASVLLFDEATSSLDSRTEREIVEAVERLSERHSELTILIISHREQTLGFCDRIIDIG; encoded by the coding sequence ATGAAAGGCAACTCTCCGGCAGCAGTCTCCTTTACGAAGGCGATATCCCTTATTCCACGCGACCGAAGGCGGGGAGCTGTCGGCGTGGTCTTCGCCTCGGTGGCACTGGCACTGCTCGACTTCGTAGGCGTCGCCGCACTCGTACCGGTACTGCTGCTCATTCTCAGCGAAGACGCCACATTCAGCTATCCCGTCATGCGGTGGCTCTACGAGGCGGGGAGTTTCACCTCTTTCGGTACGTTCGTCACGGCCGTATGCGTCGCCGTACTGCTCGTCATTATCGTCAAGAGCATCCTGACACTCACCGTATCCAACGCCGTATCGAAATACCTGCTCTCGCTCTACCGGCACTACTCTACGCGCATGTTCGACATCTACCTCTCCAAGGGGCTGCTCTTCATCCGCAACAATCACACTTCGCAACTGATTAACAACGTGAACGGCGTCTGCCTCCGTTTCACCGACGGCGTACTCGGCCAGCTCTTCTCCATCGTCACGGAGATCATCCTGCTGGGACTCGTCGCTGCCGCCCTGCTGTGGTACGACCCGCGGCTGGTTCTCCTCGCCCTGGCGGTCTTCCTGCCGCTGACGCTCGTCTATGCGCTCGTCTTCCGGCGCAGGATGAACGAGAACGGCCGCACGGAGAACAGGCTCTTCGTGGCCCAGAACAAGACGCTCTACGAAACCCTGCGCGGTTATTCGGACATCGAAATCAACAACGCGGAACGGTACGTATCCGACCGGTTTCGCGACGGTCTGCGGAACCTCACCGACTGCCGCCGCAGGGCCATGCTGGTGCGTACCGCCGCAGGGCGCATGGCGGAATTCTCGCTCATCCTGGGGGTGGTGGTCATGATAATCGTCGGTCTGGCGAGCGGCACGGAGATGTCCGCCCTGACGGTATCGCTCGGCGTATTCGCCGTGGCGGCATACAAGATAGTACCCTCGGTAAACCGCATCGTGAACAGTTGGGTAGAGTACAAACGCAATGCCTTCGCCGCGGAGAAGATAGCGGAGACCTTTGCGGATGCACCGCAGATACGGTTCGATGCGGCCCCGGCCGGACGCCTCCCCTTCGAGCGGGAAATCAAGGTGGACGATGTCACCTTCCGTTACGAGCCCGAAGGGAAAGCGGTACTGGACCGCTTCTCGCTGACGATTCGGAAAGGGGAAAAGATAGGCATCCGGGGATATTCGGGGGCAGGCAAGACCACCCTGTTCAACATTCTCTGCGGCTTTTTCCGGCCCGAATCGGGAGAGGTACGGATAGACGGTACGCCGCTGTCACCCGCCAACACCCGGCAGTGGCAGGACAACCTCGCCTACGTGTCGCAGGACGTCTTCATTCCCGACATGACGCTGGCCGAGAACATTGCTTTCGGAAAACGAAGCGACGAGATAGATGCCGAGCGGCTGCAGCGGGCCATCCGGGCCGCTTCGCTCACGGAGCTCGTAGCCTCCCTGCCACAGGGTACGGACACTGTGACGGGCGAAGCGGGGTGCAGGCTCTCCGGCGGACAGCGGCAGCGCATCGGCATCGCACGCGCCCTCTACAAGAACGCATCGGTGCTGCTCTTCGACGAGGCCACCTCATCGCTCGACAGCCGGACGGAACGGGAAATCGTGGAGGCCGTCGAACGGCTGTCGGAACGCCACAGCGAACTGACCATCCTGATAATATCGCACCGCGAGCAGACGCTCGGATTCTGCGACCGCATAATCGACATAGGGTAA
- a CDS encoding S24/S26 family peptidase, which translates to MPETKTVKNEELFADVEQIIGEGGRIRLRVKGYSMRPFLRNGTDCVNLSPIGLHRPERGMVVLFRYRGRHILHRICRIDAEEAVIEGDGNYRQKERIRPGDITAYVDSIERNGRHIDYGSVRWHLLTAWSLAVKSARTLYHDLRGTGRRSGTPAA; encoded by the coding sequence ATGCCGGAAACCAAAACCGTCAAGAACGAAGAGCTGTTCGCCGACGTAGAACAGATAATCGGCGAAGGAGGCCGTATCCGCCTTCGCGTCAAGGGATACAGCATGCGCCCTTTCCTGCGCAACGGCACCGACTGCGTCAACCTCTCCCCCATCGGCCTGCACAGGCCGGAACGGGGTATGGTGGTGCTGTTTCGCTACCGGGGCAGGCATATTCTGCACCGCATATGCCGCATCGATGCCGAAGAGGCGGTCATCGAGGGCGACGGCAACTACCGCCAAAAGGAACGCATCCGCCCCGGCGACATCACGGCATACGTCGACTCCATCGAGCGCAACGGACGTCACATCGACTACGGTTCGGTCCGCTGGCATCTCCTCACGGCCTGGAGCCTCGCAGTAAAGTCCGCACGAACACTCTACCACGACTTGCGCGGAACGGGCCGCCGCTCCGGAACACCCGCAGCCTGA
- a CDS encoding PqqD family protein — MKIKEGYKIRNIAGEHVIVSIGTLNVNLTKVVSLNTSSVWLWEQLSGTEFDAGRVADLLTEHYEVERPTALADAETWIAQLRKAELIEE; from the coding sequence ATGAAAATCAAAGAGGGATACAAGATAAGGAACATCGCCGGAGAGCATGTCATCGTCTCCATCGGCACGCTCAACGTCAATCTGACAAAAGTCGTCTCACTGAACACCTCATCAGTATGGCTGTGGGAACAGCTCAGCGGTACGGAATTCGATGCCGGCCGGGTAGCAGACCTGCTGACGGAGCACTACGAGGTGGAACGCCCGACCGCCCTGGCGGATGCCGAAACATGGATAGCACAACTCCGCAAAGCAGAGCTGATAGAGGAATAG